The Dermacentor silvarum isolate Dsil-2018 chromosome 7, BIME_Dsil_1.4, whole genome shotgun sequence genomic sequence TTTATTCTATACCCCAAATGATACTCTTGGTATGCGTTGATGATGCAACAAACTCGTTTggtggtgtttccttcactggtGGGTCTGGATTGTCAGTGACCGGCTTGTCAAGCTGGAAGGCTTGAGAGAAAGAAAAGGTAGCTGTTTTATGTAACGTGCGCGATGTCTATGACATTAccgctagaaatgtgctcattgTCGGTCATTTTATGTTTCAATGTTTTATTTCAAGACGTAGCAGGCACAACGTATACCTTTATACGTAAAAATATAGCCTGATTACTGATGTAATTAACGTACGTAAAGCAGCAATAATTGCTCATATAGCTTTCGAGAATTGTTATGTGAAATTTCAAAGAAGTGCCtcaaggaacatgaatgaaatgaataatttgctatttttaaTGTAAAATAATGAGAGCAAAGAAAGACTCAAATATAGAATATATCTGCCTCGCTCGCAGTTTCCAACTTCTGGTAGTCATACTACGCAAAAAAGGTAATTATGCAGATTTGTTTGCGGCAATACTAGCCGTAGTGATATCCATGCTCTAGGCAATGCAATAGCATCGCAAATGTGAAAACAGTTAGGTTCCTATTGTGCTGGGAGTGTTGTGCAGGAAGCAGGCATCTGGTTAATTTTTTACTGTATATAATATTTACGCTcgcgaagcaatggttgtcaggtAAGGGAACATCAGAAGCCTCCTCATCTTTGCATATTGCGTTCTATTAGCTTTTCAGTGCAAGCAACGTGATCTAGCGCGCGTTCAACTGGCACTTGAACTGGCAAGGGCCTCGTTGAATTCCTGTAGAGCACTGTACGGAATATGCGAAATAATACTAGTGGAGCAAATTGGGAGCTCTGGCCGCGCTTGCGTGAGCGCGTCTTCTTTGCATCTTTCGGACAATGAACTTTCATACGTGGTGCTATCTACAGAGGTCGGCGTTCATGGTGTATCTGGGTTACGTCGTCTTTCGGGTTCCTTCCTACACGTCTATCATATATAGAGCGTGCGTCACGGTTTAAAAGCTCTGCCGatttttgttctttgtgtttcTCCCTCATATTATAAGTATATTGTCGTCCAATCGACGTAGTTGGAAAACAGAGATGCGTGCTCTTtactttctcgtttttttttattccttgttttGCGTAGCCCCATGATCCCCATCGTtactgacatgtgctaaatgaaTTGCCAGACTGGAATTGAACTGACTATGAAGTGTTTATTTACTGTCGAATATATATACAGCTGCGTGACGTGCCAATCTTCTCGGTCGTGCCATAAATTGCGACTCAGTGTTGCTAGGGCCCACCAACCAAGTTGCGTCCCCAGGCTCACCGTCCACCTCGTTGGTCCTGGAGCTGCGTGCCGGGTCAAAGTGCGTTGCGACACGGGGCTCACTCACGATGTGCTATAATGTCTTCGCGCGTTCCTCAGTTGCGTTCCATATACCACAGCTGTTCGGACTGCACAGGATTGACGGGTGTTACAGGGAATTCACCAATAGCTTGGTGAGTTCCTGTCTTGTAGATGTTCATACTAAAAACTTAATTTTTCTTCGCAACTTTTTGTTTGCGACCAAATTGTTATTATTTGTCAACCAGTTTCTACCGTTAGATAACTATGATGACATTAACAAAAAATTTTGAGGTCTAATGGTGAGATATTACATATGGTAAGTGCTGCAACCCAATCATATAGGTGTGTCGTGCTTTATTTAGGCATTGAAAATAATTTATTGTATGAAATATATGTGAATGTAAAACTTCCAACTGATCTAAAAATTATTAGGGGTAGGCTAGCAAAGcaccaacaaaaaaaaagtgttcatgggctttgtcaacaaactcAGACCTATTTAGAAGTGCCTCGATGGGGGATAGTTGGTTTGGCACGACTGTACGGTGTATGGTCGTGCTACATGGCTGGTTGCAACACACGTCCGCCGCAGACGTGATTGTCGGACATTTAATACACGTTGCAGGGTTGTGTCTTGAAAATCACTTGTGCGACATGAATGATCCAATACTATGTGCCGTGAATTTTGACTTTATGGTCTGTGGTTGCACTGCAAATGTGCACGGACCTCGCGCTAGGTCCGCGTTTGTCTCTTGTTTTTCGTGTCAGCGTTCCTGTGTGTACCACCTTTTCAACGCAACCATACACCGTATACAGTCAAAATTCACCTCGTAGCATTGGATGATTCATTCAGTACACGTGATTTTGAAGTGATACCCCTACGCCAAGTCCTAAACGTCCGGCACCTCCGTCTGCGGCGGACGTTCGTCACCTTCTGTGGCATGTACCCATGTACTAGGGATGTTATGCCGAAGATGTCCAGGGACGCCAAACAAACACCGAATGTTCCAGATGACTTTACACGTTGGACAACGGACGACAAATGCGCCAACTCATTGACGCAGCACCTGCATCCCCCAGGCCAGTATGCGCTTATTTattgtacttttctttttctttttactgcaCGTGCCTTCTTGAAAATCACCCAAATGAACAGAGATTCTCATTTTATCTGAACGATAGCTGCACCACGTTTCTCTCTAGTAAAATTTGAAGGACAATTCAGCTTCactttcaagagtggaacgcgatagcattcaaatatccctgactgctgcttacgcttcccgacaactgcagcttatgcaacttTAATGgctaccgggaaacgctggcgcggaacgctatgcacgaaggcgagctttctggctgAAAcatggcctcttgcgtgggccgatcctggagatagtgcacaaccacgcaaaaaattacataattttcaggtttccgttactgtttcgcacttttaatattttagtCTGAGAAGTTTTAGCATAAATGCATGCGCTATGGGTGCTtcatttcatgacatttgtttgtgaattgtcattctcaaaattatgaagaatagctttgccaagaatgtaagCCAAAATATGAGCAACATTATTGACAGCATGGTATAGCAATATTACCCGCATATGCCGCACATCATATAGCAAGTcgtggcacatcatcatcatgatcatcatcagcctatatttatgtccactgcaggacgaaagcctctccctgtgatctccaattagccctgtcttgcgcttgctgattccaacttgcgccgacgccggattttctgtgagaCGTGGCCCTTAAGGCTATCACGTTTATATTGTGTGAAACTTGCTGGATAGCGACGTGCCCCCTTTTGCAATACTGAAGGGAAGAGGGAAATTGCCGTCAAGAGACAGTAATGGCTTAATTCACATGCATGCATGGCCTGTATAAAAGTTCTCAGTCAGAGTTAAAGTTTAACGGGCAAGGTATTTCTTACATATTAAGATGTGAGGTTTTAGCCAAACATCACGTGTCGTCGTCGCATCCAAATTAATTGCTCATGACTGCGCCTGCTTAATAGGCGGCCGCAAGCAAACATCGTTACTTAGCAAAcaacacaaaaagaaaatattttattAGAACTTCAAACGCAAAACATATCTAAACAGACAACACAATCAATAGCCGTATGTTAGATTCAAAAACATAAGCTATGCAGTGGGATATCCCACAAGGAAACgcaaaaagtcacagtttcgcccgaaaggcgaagcatcaattgcgatagcacattagtcgacagctatacaaagtaaagacAGTAGTTCtttcggccgtataaacttgtaaacacaggcacactaactaatttaacaagcgtggcacgcgcgcacaagcaaacatgaacgcatctcactaaatgactgcggaaactcgctttcaaaacgctggagtgagcaagcgcgacagcagcagcgagcgaattgagcttcgtgctggCACTCGCATCGACGCGATATTAGCCGCGCAAACACAGAGAGGGccgactctgcccccgccgcagatgttGTTTAAGGTACAGCagcgcgggcgggcgctcgcgacGTAGAGTGCCATTTCTTTGCGTCTCCAGTTCCTGAGGTATATGAACCTAAGCAATAGATTGATTTTGGAGCAATGCATGTCAGTCCTTGACTGCTAGCAAGCTTCGCGTTCTTGGGGCTTCTGACTGCTCCGTTCTTGTCGCCTTTTTACCTCTATACCTCGTGCAGGGCAGCCAACCAGAGCTGCATTTCGTTACCGCCCCTGGTTGTTCACAcatcctttctctctcgccttaTCTCTATATGCAGTAGTGAAAGCATCTTGAATAAAGCGTCACCTAATAATACTTAGTACACACATCTCGCAACATTCTATTTCGGAAGCTACAGCACAATAGCTGATAAGTACGCACTGTGCAGCATAACGCCCACACATCCTCCTGTATGAGAAGAAATACGAACAGGGCACGCTTTCGTGAACATATGCATACATTGCTCAACTCTTTGGTGTCATTTTCTAGCTTTCGCAACTTCCAACGTCACAATATATGATTGCGAAGACCGATAACTTTGTTATCTGCCACGCCAAGCAAATTTACAAGAGACCTTTTGTTTTTCTGAGCCACTGCGGTGGTGTCACGGTTAACAAAAATACTAAATTTGACATTTTGGTGATCATCGCAGTTTCACAAGATCCTGCCATGAACAATGTGGTTGCCAGCTTTTATAAAGTCTTAAAAATTGCAGCCATGATGTGTCTCTCACTCTGCGAGCCATTCCGGCGCATGCAGTATGCCAACGCCCAGCCTTTGAGATCTATTTCTGTTACTCGTAGACAACCGCCGCATTGGCGCATGTTTGAACATCACGTATCAAGTCAGCATGACGGTGACATGAACGCTAGAGGTGACTCTCAATAAAAGTCTTTCTGACAAAatctttttgcttttctttttctcaccaGAGTTCTAACGAAACGGAAAGAACGTAGTGAAGATGTGAAAAGTACGAAGGCTAAAAAATTGGCACTACAAATGGTGAGGAGAGACGGAGGCTCTAGTTCTTGTGGCCATAGGTAGCGGCTGCTTCCATGATGAGCTCGATGTAAGTGCTGAACCTTTGGTCATCGTCGTTCAAGCTGGCCAAAGGCGGCAGAGCATTGCAGGCATCAGTGCTCTTGATGTACTGGCCGCATACGAGGTGAACTACCTCGCCGAAGATATCATCCAGTATCCCGAGAACGAAGTCTTTGGCATGAACTCTTTCGCAGGGTGCAAGAGCCTTGGAGGAGCAGTCCAGTAAGTCGTTATAGATACTGTGTAGAAAAACATGGACAGACTAAACTTGAGTTTACGCCTACGTAATGCGAAGTATTCATCATGTGTACAGGACGGTTGCGTGAGTAATTGAAATTTTGGGTAGCAACCGGTTCAGCAGATAATATATCATGTAGAGCGCATATTTATGATAAGTAAGACAGAATGTTTGTATGACAACGCACAAGATTGAAATCAAACTAAAAGTGAGTTGCCCATACTTAGTCATCCCAGTGGCAAATAATTAAGGAGTCGCCCCTGTGACACGTAATTTTAGACTTTACTAACACCGGGATCAGCCCACTTATATGGCAAGATAAACCACACTCGCGTCAGCTCGCCTGCCCATTCGTCCTCTCAGCAAAAAGTTGCAGCACTCGGAGATGAATGCTTGTCATAAAAAAAGTGGTAGATGCACCATCGCGCTGGTCAGAACTGTATCAATGGAGTTTGGTCGAATCGCTGCGTCACGCTACTAAACCTGCTCCCAACCTAGACGTCAAGCAGACCTAGCGTTGCATATTGTGAACCTGCTGGTTTCGGCAGGCGCCCGTGATTTTATTGGCTCTAAGCCTTTTATCTTTCAGCAAGGTAACAAGCTCAGCCGAAAATTACTACAGCCGTGAATTGATGTGGCTCGAGGAGAAATAGcaataatgtttattttttaatCGAATGCTTTCATGGAAAGTATCGGGCATGTCTCTAGCCTCTTTCGTTGGCCAATCCCGGAGAAAGTGTGGCCCTAAACTGCGCGCAGATTCAGAAGataaatgtggtactggtgctcCCGGTCGTATCGGTACCAGTAATACCATCGTGCCGTACCTCTGCGTGGTACCAGTGGTATGGCTACTGGTGTTAAGGCTAGCGTTCTCGCCTTCTTCTCTTATGGCAGATAGCACTTCGAGACGCTTGACAAACATAAGGCTTGTCTACAGTCAATAACAAGTAGGAAAAACGCATACGATCTACCAATCAAAAATTCGCGCGCCCATCTCCGTAcctccaatatatatatatatatatatatataaacgcacATCTCGAGATCTAATTGAAGCGAAGCGGGTAATGAAATGCGAAAAATATTCTCATTACATTATTGCAGTTGTCAggcaattattattattgcgcATTGAGGCAATTATTGCTCATTAAGGCAACTGGAGTGCGCAAGCGCATGTGCTCTAGCGCACCCTTGCTACGCAATGTCACCCAGGCAGCAATCATCCGAAAGAGTTAGTCGGCATTGGCGCGATAGAAGTACGCGTGCGATTGTGTCTTCATGGTTGGAAAATGGAGCTGCTGTGCTGGGGCACCGAGATTCGATCGAACCTCAGGAACGCAattcaagtgtttttttttagctcttCGGCAAGGAAGTAGAAGCACTCAGTAGTCAGTAGTCACGAAAGTTTTGGTGGGttcggtaataaagaaaaaattatCACACTTTTCAACGACGCGGCCGAAAGGCTGGTGCATGCCTCTAGCCAGTTATAACAATGCTACACCTTTACTCAAGCGCAGGGTTTACTTTAATCCGCGCCGCCTGCGGCCGCGTCGGCACCGCCCCATTGAAGTCGATGCTGCAGTAGGTGGTGCGGCGGAATAAACTCGGTTTCAAACACACACGAGAGGTGCGGACTGTTAGTGCTGTGCCGAGTTGAGCTGGCAAGGTGAGATATGCCACGCATAGAGCTTTCTATAAAATTTACTTCAGGGTCGGCCCCCCTGGTGCTAGGCTCTACGGGAGCAGCAACAATGGTGGTACAGCAAGCGTGAAAATGGTGACCAGTGCAAGTTTTGATTAATCTTGGTACAAGGTCAGTGCAAGATCTACCCACACTTCGTCCTTTCGGTTCAAATGGTTTCTGGCAATTTCGCTAAATATTTGGATTAAATGTAACAATTCGGCGTCATTATGCATGTATGCAGAGACTCATCAAATGGCCAGGTTTAGAATTGTATCCTAATTAATGGCGCCAGAAGAACGTCTCAAGTGACTAGCACGGAGATAACGCAAGTCCATATGCTACCCATCACTATTACTGTATCTGAACAACCACAGCGCTACACAATGCTAAGTTTTCGAAAACGTTCATCAGTGCCTCGAACTAAATATTTTGACGTCTGTGCCTCGTTCATGCAACAAGTGGACGGCTTCTCAAAAACTTGGCATTCAAGTGAAGGTGTGGAATGCAGGGATCACAATAACTCATCAAGTCGAAACTGTCTAGAAGTGATAAAATATTCGCAATATCTGCAAAAGCAATGCATGTCAGCTGTGCTTTATTACTGGTGACAGTTTACTGAAGGCCTTAGTAGTACTTCGGTTGAATGACGGTTAAAGAGCAATGTCCACGCTTTTACTGGCATAGGTCTTCTTGAATCGGCACGGCAAATGTCAAGCAGTTTATAAGGACACGAAAGCAAGTAAAATTCAGCTTTAGAACTTGATAAGTGAAAAGATAAAGTAAGAACTGTTATTGAGTACATAAAATTGGCTCTAAGAACTTGCAAGCAGTCACAATTGCAAGATGCAGCAGACATTGTACTAACCAGCAGCTGTGGTGAATGACGTCTTTGGCAGCTGCCTTAACCACAGCCCGTTCCAGATGATCGTGGAAGCGTGTCATGCACTTGTGTATCCCGTTGCCAACAGATTCCATACACTTCATGGATTTCTTGTACTCTGGCATGGACCATAGAAATAAATGCAATGAATCGATTATGCAAAAGAGAAGCACCGGAACATAAATGTGAGCTTATTTCAGAAGCGGACAATATATTTCGATTTGTTGAGACTGAACGTTCCCTGAAATCATTAATCTTACAGGCTCCTGGTATCCAAATGGCACCAAAGATTTTAACTCTATCACCGCATCGTTATCAAGATAACACGTACTTTGAAGCCGCATCTCTAGCATTCCCATAAGGAAATTTTTCCCTTAGAAAAGCAACAGCAGTAGCTATTCTATAGTGTGGCTCGTGGCAATCTCATTATTTGCTTGTGTGTGCTAAGAACAATCCAAAACCAAAGCCTTCTCCCATTTAGATAAGCTTACCACCCGCACAAATTACGTCAGTGAGGCTAGTATCGTTACATTTAAGTATGCACGACTTGTTACAAGTGGGATCAGGTGACCATGCGTCAGATATCGCAGACTTGTCGCTCGACCGTCTCAAAATTTGTAAAAACTTTTTGCTCTGCAAAACAGTAAGCAAGAATATGTTCGGAAAGAAACCTCTGCTCTGAACTTGAAACCTGACTTTGTTACGATGCGTGGTGGTAACGCGGCACCAGTAGTGCACGGAAAAGTTGTGCCATGCAGAAAAACGCACGTTTATACATCGCTCGCGAAATTAAAGAGAAAGCAAAGGTGAAAGGGCACTTGGGGTGGAAGGTGTGCCGGCAAGCTCATGCGCTGCGGCATTTCTTCCCCTTTAGTTGTCATTACGTTCCCCCTTCCCCTACAAGCTTCTTTAATAAAAAGTAATTCAATTTGGGGTGTTACGCGCCAAATtcacgatctgactatgaggccgtagtggggactccgaaataatttggaccacctggggttcgttaacgtgcacctaaatctaagtacacagctgttttcgcctttcgcccccatcgaaatgcggccgccgtggccgagatttgattccgcgacctcgtgcttagcagtccaacatcatagccactaagcaatcacgaCGGTTAAGTTTGTTTAATAAAGCTTGGTACTTAGACATAGGACTTGGTACTATGAGTCAGTTTGTAAATAATTTCTGATTACCCAACTGCTCCGAATGACTTTGAAGATAAACGGACTAATCACTATTTTGAAAGGATTAACCTACGTTAAACGTTCCTACTGTAAAGGAGTGCCTCAATTAATGTTCATTCAGAATGCACACTATGAATGCGGAGTTCCTCGAACCTTAGTCAGAGATTAAAATGGCTGCCGTATAAAGGATTTTCACTTCATAAACGTTGTCTGTTCAGATAACAATGACTGCCACTTCGTATCATTGTCTTGAAAAAGTATTTCGGTTTTCGAACTGGTGATATTTTGAAGTATTGCACGTCCGCAAATACCCTTGTTAAGACACATGATACCGTGACATGCACGTCTGTCAAGTTCATGTCACTGACCATCGTGTATTTGCTGCGATGTCATGGCAATCGCGCTGCATTCGCTAAAGCGTCCACGTTTTTGCTTAATTCCAAACATATAACACACTGGAAATAAATAATACACGTTCGTGACTGTAGCTGCGAAgctatttgagcggagcgttaggctgcgtctactggttgatttgtcgttttacagccacgctgagcgcgcgtggctggcgtctctgggagacgcgcttgtcaaacaagccaaatcaacgcagttcctgcaaccaacggtgtgcgtgaaatgttagcggagcggagcgtaagcaacgctctgctaaaactgtctattatgacactaacgcgcaccgacagtgaacgcttcggtggtctcagcactacgacgcctcgatgccagcattcgaagggacgctggcatcaagaagcactaccaacgccacctaggtggcgttcaccgtactcagcacagcggagcgtggcctccgcaattagctctgaaaatgtttctgaagttgatcgcggaggctgcaattcggacgcgctgtacgcgctgatttgactcggtgacgattcagttacgtgctttgtcttgcgcgttgtattagtgtgtcagttacgtgcttcgtctttcgcgttgtgctagcgtgtgcagcgtagtgcagcttccatatgcacgacggttgctcatggtcatcgaccaTTTTTACGTGGGACGATGTCCCAAATATTGTTCCAATGGAATTGCGTGAAATAATGTTCCAGGTGCATGTAGGTAGAACACTGTTCCGGATAACAGTGGCTATTTAACCAGGACATAGTTTCGTGCGTTTATTCTTATACtaatctcatcatcatcatcatcatcatcatcatcatcatcatcatcatcatcagcctatatttatgtccactgcaggacgaaggcctctccctgcgatctccaattacccctgtcttgcgctagcgtattccaacttgcgcctgcgaatttcctaacctcatcatcccacctgactttctgccgtcctcgactgcgcttcccttctcttggaatccattctgtaaccctaatggtccaccggttatccatcctacgcattacatggcctgcccagctccatttcttccgcttaatgtcaactagaatatcgtctacccccgtttgttctctgatccacaccgctctcttcctgtctcttaacggtcTAATCTAATAATAATCTAAAAATTCttaaaatgtcgttttatgcattgaagcacaaatgtatttggaacaccaatgcatttctccgcaaaatttgggaattgatatctcgaaactggtgtcaccctgagaattcgttccatgtggatcGGCCtttcgaactccacggctagaatttgtaaattgcaatatggttcatacggtaattatttaaaaactgaattagtgatgTTTGTTAatgagtcgattatgcatttcattttttatgcatgtccgcgtcttcgagtagacgggctcatgaactagaactgtgctatctgccacaagcaaccatCAAACATGTTTGAAAGTtatcgctgaaacaccccgtatatagtTACACACAACTGAAGTTCTTACAACTGCTCGATCGTAGCAACTTCGCTGGAAATTGAGTCAGAATTCTG encodes the following:
- the LOC119459573 gene encoding uncharacterized protein LOC119459573 codes for the protein MMGLRGCIFALVLLVASPTGANRAQLRDGCTMKGLKDCGDDYVPYAKSGRLRVPNTQFREGCRIAKEQIVCSIQFMKNCTQGPAEAAALVVLQAWEENIEDICTVGSKSYKKYKKSMKCMESVGNGIHKCMTRFHDHLERAVVKAAAKDVIHHSCCIYNDLLDCSSKALAPCERVHAKDFVLGILDDIFGEVVHLVCGQYIKSTDACNALPPLASLNDDDQRFSTYIELIMEAAATYGHKN